One window of Perca flavescens isolate YP-PL-M2 chromosome 15, PFLA_1.0, whole genome shotgun sequence genomic DNA carries:
- the LOC114570074 gene encoding glycerophosphodiester phosphodiesterase 1, protein MLQIGDEVVYFSAVFLLVVLGTRSATGASLLTAFLYVFMVMFRFPPVPGDQAGRVLRPRAPSGGVPVVAHRGGSHDAPENTLAAIREASRNGATGVELDLSFTADGVPVLMHDETVDRTTNSSGPVSKLHLVQLKRLDAAACHRLKDKFSGEKIPTLQEAVEECIRHQLTIFFNVKDQPDKAAAVLHEMYKKFPVLYNSSIVSSFEPKVIYKMRQTDPNVVTALIHRPWRLSRFGDGTSRSLSTSGQLWMGVLDVLLDWAHHHILWKLCGVSAIFMQKDFISLDYVQYWAERGVEVVGWTVNTAVEKHYYQNLLKIGYITDSLLEDCDPHY, encoded by the exons ATGCTGCAGATCGGAGATGAGGTGGTGTATTTCTCGGCGGTGTTTCTGCTGGTGGTGTTGGGGACGCGGAGCGCCACTGGTGCCTCCCTCCTCACCGCATTCCTCTATGTCTTCATGGTGATGTTCCGGTTTCCTCCGGTGCCAGGGGACCAGGCCGGCCGCGTCCTCCGGCCCAGGGCTCCATCAGGCGGCGTCCCGGTGGTTGCGCACCGCGGAGGCAGCCACGATGCTCCGGAGAACACCTTGGCAGCGATCAGAGAG GCCAGTAGGAACGGGGCAACCGGAGTGGAGCTGGACTTGAGTTTCACAGCCGACGGAGTGCCCGTGCTGATGCATGATGAGACTGTGGACCGCACCACCAACAGCTCTGGACCTGTTAGCAAACTGCACTTGGTCCAACTTAAGAGGCTAGATGCTGCTGCTTGTCACAGGCTGAA GGACAAGTTCAGTGGTGAGAAGATCCCAACTCTGCAGGAGGCGGTGGAGGAATGCATCAGACACCAGCTGACCATCTTCTTTAATGTCAAAGATCAACCTGATAAG GCTGCAGCAGTGCTTCATGAGATGTATAAGAAGTTCCCTGTTCTTTACAATTCCAGCATTGTTTCTTCCTTTGAACCCAAAGTCATCTACAAG ATGCGTCAGACTGACCCCAACGTGGTAACAGCTCTTATCCACCGCCCCTGGAGACTGAGCCGCTTTGGCGATGGCACTTCTCGGTCCCTGTCAACATCGGGTCAGCTGTGGATGGGGGTTCTGGACGTCTTGTTGGACTGGGCCCATCACCACATACTGTGGAAACTCTGTGGGGTCTCTGCCATCTTCATGCAGAAAGATTTCATCTCACT GGACTACGTTCAGTACTGGGCAGAGCGAGGTGTGGAGGTGGTGGGCTGGACTGTTAACACCGCTGTGGAGAAACACTACTACCAAAACCTGCTGAAGATTGGTTACATCACTGACAGTCTGCTGGAAGACTGTGATCCTCATTACTAA
- the LOC114569964 gene encoding MAPK regulated corepressor interacting protein 2 — protein sequence MMYTITKGPSKLVTQRRTGPTQQLDNQINDFKHKQTSWSMPDLPAPKIVFNRPNGKKYHQPAPALPADSQQEESFTPAHKENVNFVYDAWQEVEQQEGGSEETQGAVHYKEPTPSPHMHNFVPIDLDEWWAQRFLANIDKLS from the exons ATGATGTACACAATTACAAAAGGTCCCAGCAAACTGGTCACCCAGCGACGGACAG GGCCTACTCAGCAGCTTGACAACCAAATAAACGACTTCAAGCACAAGCAAACGTCCTGGAGTATGCCTGA CCTTCCTGCACCCAAGATAGTTTTCAACCGTCCCAACGGTAAGAAGTACCATCAGCCTGCTCCGGctctccctgcagacagccagCAGGAAGAGAGCTTCACGCCCGCGCACAAGGAAAACGTCAATTTTGTCTATGATG CCTGGCAGGAGGTGGAGCAGCAGGAGGGGGGGTCAGAGGAGACCCAGGGAGCAGTCCACTATAAAGAACCCACTCCCAGcccacacatgcaca ACTTTGTGCCCATAGATCTTGATGAATGGTGGGCCCAGCGTTTCCTAGCCAACATAGACAAGCTATCCTGA
- the trap1 gene encoding heat shock protein 75 kDa, mitochondrial, with translation MSRCLALARFALGSSQRTNSRLTSCARGLSSRITSRSFTKDLQVGQQQRWSSRPKVWSSQRSCLGFSQQSYYSTQEAEKEPEEEPLHTIISDTESVQGSLSKHEFQAETKKLLDIVARSLYSEKEVFIRELISNGSDALEKLRHKLMTAGGETAQMEIHLQTDGAKGTFTIQDTGVGMNQEELVANLGTIARSGSKAFLDALQNQAEASSTIIGQFGVGFYSSFMVADRVDVYSRSAEPNAPGYKWSSDGSGVFEIAEASGVQQGTKIVLHLKDDCKEFSAEDRVKDVVTKYSNFVSFPIFLNGRRLNTLQALWMMEPKEISDWQHEEFYRYVAQAYDKPRYTLHYRADAPLNIRSIFYVPDTKPSMFDVSREMGSSVALFSRKVLIQTKATDILPKWLRFLRGVVDSEDIPLNLSRELLQESALIRKLRDVLQQRVIRFLLDQSKKEPEKYNKFFEDYGLFMREGIVTTQEQDVKEDIAKLLRFESSALPAGQHTNLMEYSSRMKAGTRNIYYLCAPNRHLAEHSPYYEAMKQKDMEVLFCYEQFDELTLLHLREFDKKKMISVETDIVVDHYKEEKFEDSKPASERLTQEQADDLMSWMKNALGPRVTNIKLTPRLDTHPAMITVLEMGAARHFLRTQQLARTPEERAQILQPTLEINAGHDLIKKLQALKDTNSELAGLLLEQIYDNAMITAGLNDDPRPMVSRLNDLLTKALEKH, from the exons ATGTCCCGCTGTCTCGCGCTGGCTCGGTTCGCCCTCGGTTCCTCTCAGAGGACCAACTCACGGCTAACGTCATGTGCACGAGGGCTGAGCAGCCGAATTACCTCGCGCTCCTTCACCAAAG ACCTGCAGGTTGGGCAGCAGCAGAGGTGGAGCAGTCGGCCCAAAGTGTGGAGCTCCCAGCGGTCCTGTCTCGGCTTCAGCCAGCAGTCTTACTACAGCACCCAGGAGGCAGAGAAAGAGCCTGAAGAGGAGCCTCTGCACACCATCATCAGTGATACGGAGTCTGTTCAAG GTAGCTTGTCCAAACATGAATTTCAGGCTGAGACGAAAAAACTGCTGGACATTGTTGCCAGGTCCTTGTATTCAGAGAAAGAG GTGTTTATCAGAGAGCTGATCTCCAACGGCAGTGACGCTCTGGAAAAACTGCGCCACAAACTGATGACAGCAGGTGGTGAAACGGCTCAGATGGAGATCCACCTGCAGACCGATGGTGCCAAGGGCACCTTCACCATTCAG GACACAGGAGTAGGGATGAACCAAGAGGAGCTGGTGGCCAACCTGGGGACTATCGCCCGCTCCGGTTCCAAG GCATTTTTGGATGCCCTGCAGAACCAGGCAGAGGCCAGCAGCACCATCATTGGTCAGTTTGGTGTGGGATTCTACTCTTCCTTCATGGTGGCTGACCGTGTTGACGTCTACTCGCGGTCCGCTGAGCCCAACGCACCCGGATACAAGTGGTCCTCAGACGg CTCTGGAGTTTTTGAGATCGCTGAAGCCAGTGGTGTTCAACAGGGAACAAAGATCGTGCTGCACCTCAAAGACGACTGCAAGGAGTTTTCCGCTGAGGACAGAGTTAAAG ATGTTGTAACAAAGTATAGCAACTTTGTCAGCTTCCCCATCTTCCTGAACGGACGGAGGCTCAACACACTGCAG GCTTTGTGGATGATGGAGCCTAAGGAAATTAGTGACTGGCAGCATGAGGAGTTCTACCGTTACGTCGCCCAAGCCTACGACAAGCCTCGCTACACGCTGCACTACCGCGCCGACGCTCCGCTCAACATCCGGAGCATCTTTTATGTCCCTGACACG AAGCCGAGCATGTTTGATGTGAGCAGGGAGATGGGCTCCAGTGTGGCTCTGTTCAGCAGGAAGGTCCTGATCCAGACCAAAGCCACCGACATCTTGCCCAAGTGGCTGCGCTTCCTCCGAG gtgtggtGGACAGCGAGGACATCCCGCTGAATCTGAGCAGAGAGCTGTTGCAGGAGAGCGCCCTCATCAG GAAGCTCCGTGACGTGTTGCAGCAGAGGGTGATCCGCTTCCTGCTGGACCAGAGCAAGAAGGAGCCAGAGAAGTACAACAAGTTCTTTGAGGACTACGGCCTCTTCATGAGGGAGGGCATCGTTACCACTCAGGAACAAGACGTCAAG GAAGATATTGCAAAGCTGCTGAGGTTTGAGTCTTCTGCTCTGCCAGCGGGCCAGCACACCAATCTGATGGAGTACTCCTCCCGCATGAAGGCTGGCACACGCAACATCTACTACCTGTGCGCCCCCAACCGCCATCTTGCAGAGCACTCTCCCTACTATGAGGCCATGAAACAGAAAGACATGGAG GTGCTGTTCTGCTACGAGCAGTTTGATGAGCTGACCCTGCTCCACCTCAGGGAGTTCGACAAGAAGAAGATGATCTCAGTGGAGACTGACATCGTGGTGGATCACTACAAAGAGGAGAAGTTTGAAGACAGCAAGCCCG CCTCTGAGCGCCTGACGCAGGAGCAGGCCGATGACCTGATGTCCTGGATGAAGAATGCCTTGGGCCCCCGAGTCACCAACATAAAG CTGACTCCACGCCTGGACACCCACCCAGCTATGATCACAGTGCTGGAAATGGGTGCTGCACGCCACTTCCTCCGCACCCAGCAGCTGGCTCGCACCCCTGAGGAGAGGGCTCAGATACTGCAGCCCACACTGGAGATCAATGCAGG ACATGATCTGATCAAGAAGTTGCAGGCACTGAAGGACACAAACTCTGAACTGGCTGGACTGCTACTGGAACAG atctATGATAACGCCATGATCACGGCAGGCCTGAACGACGATCCCCGACCAATGGTTTCCCGCCTTAACGACCTGCTGACTAAAGCTCTGGAGAAGCACTGA